From one Enterococcus sp. DIV2402 genomic stretch:
- a CDS encoding RpiB/LacA/LacB family sugar-phosphate isomerase, whose amino-acid sequence MKIIMASDHAGVDLKLEIIDLLKNMGHEVEDMGPYTKEAADLSDYVYPAALAVAEGKGERGIFVDGVGYGSALIANRIYGIDAVVCQDPFCAQLAREHTDSNVLCLGGKIIGSAIALEIVRVWMTTDFLTEEKYIRRVNKVKEISERHLKPLDECN is encoded by the coding sequence TTGAAAATTATTATGGCAAGCGATCATGCAGGTGTTGATTTAAAATTGGAAATTATTGATTTATTGAAAAACATGGGACATGAGGTTGAAGATATGGGTCCATATACGAAAGAGGCAGCAGATTTATCTGATTATGTGTATCCTGCAGCATTAGCTGTGGCGGAAGGGAAAGGCGAACGTGGCATTTTTGTTGATGGGGTAGGTTATGGTAGTGCCTTAATCGCCAATCGGATTTATGGTATTGATGCGGTTGTATGCCAAGATCCGTTTTGTGCGCAGTTAGCACGTGAACATACGGATAGTAATGTCCTTTGTTTGGGTGGAAAAATTATCGGTTCAGCAATTGCGTTAGAAATCGTTCGTGTCTGGATGACAACGGACTTCCTCACAGAAGAAAAATATATTCGTCGTGTAAATAAAGTGAAAGAAATCTCTGAAAGACACTTAAAACCTTTAGATGAATGCAATTAA